In Camelina sativa cultivar DH55 chromosome 16, Cs, whole genome shotgun sequence, a single window of DNA contains:
- the LOC104753961 gene encoding putative F-box/kelch-repeat protein At3g17540: MMISNLPNDLESEILSRVPTKSLANLQTTCKRWYALFRDPNFIKKNFGKAASKLMLLSNFGVHSVSVDHHGIHNNVDPSIEFSGKLTSLKDSKDLKISKIFHCDGLILCSDKEYTRLVVWNPCTGQTRRIKPRTRYRHGDYYALGYVNSKSSGRSFKILRSCSYENDQEQWVAEFEIYEFSSDSWRVLDYFTRDYGVFSGGMSLKGNTYWVAGDKQTGLFMLYFDFTTESFGRFPLPFQSNNPEDTAALSVVKEEKLSVLHQNILDFSNVMQICVTNKIDESIEFSWSNFVLTVDYDRFNLESVVNVTSFLLDEENKVAVCSDVDMDDGYMTRVYVVGEDIYKEVYKDTTGASYSNWPLLLNYVPSVVHINKNTPTRQKKRKCREIS; the protein is encoded by the coding sequence ATGATGATCTCTAATCTTCCAAACGATTTGGAATCCGAAATACTCTCTAGGGTTCCTACCAAGTCTCTAGCGAACTTGCAAACTACTTGCAAACGATGGTACGCTTTATTCAGAGATCCAAACTTCATCAAGAAGAACTTTGGTAAAGCAGCAAGTAAGTTGATGTTGCTGAGTAATTTTGGTGTTCATTCAGTTAGCGTCGATCACCATGGAATTCACAACAACGTTGATCCATCTATCGAGTTTTCGGGTAAATTGACAAGTCTAAAAGACTCGAAAGAtttgaaaatatctaaaatcttTCACTGTGACGGTTTAATATTATGCTCTGATAAGGAATACACTAGACTTGTAGTTTGGAACCCCTGTACAGGTCAAACCCGGCGGATCAAACCAAGAACTCGTTACCGGCATGGTGATTATTATGCTCTAGGATACGTAAACAGCAAGTCTTCTGGCCGTAGCTTCAAAATCTTGAGGTCTTGCAGTTATGAAAACGACCAGGAACAATGGGTTGCTGAGTTTGAGATCTATGAGTTTAGCTCTGATTCTTGGAGGGTTCTTGATTACTTCACCCGTGACTATGGCGTATTTAGCGGCGGCATGTCTTTGAAAGGAAATACTTACTGGGTTGCTGGAGATAAACAAACCGGCCTTTTCATGCTGTATTTTGATTTCACAACCGAGAGCTTCGGGCGTTTTCCTCTTCCGTTTCAGAGTAATAATCCTGAAGATACCGCGGCTCTATCTGTTGTTAAGGAAGAAAAACTCTCGGTGTTACATCAGAACattcttgatttttcaaatGTGATGCAGATATGTGTGACCAATAAGATTGATGAGAGCATAGAGTTTTCGTGGAGCAACTTCGTCTTAACTGTGGATTATGATagatttaatttagaaagtgtGGTGAATGTGACAAGCTTCTTGTTGGACGAGGAGAATAAAGTAGCAGTGTGTTCTGATGTTGACATGGATGATGGATATATGACCAGAGTCTACGTTGTTGGAGAGGATATATACAAAGAAGTCTATAAAGATACTACAGGGGCATCATATTCTAATTGGCCACTTCTCCTCAATTATGTTCCAAGTGTGGTGcacattaacaaaaatacacCCACTaggcaaaagaaaaggaaatgtaGGGAAATCAGTTAA
- the LOC104752090 gene encoding DNA (cytosine-5)-methyltransferase 2-like: METKAGKQNKRSVAESDDVSGTRRPKRAAACTNFKEKPIRISEKSAAVEAKKHQIVDEEVVGIQLTTSMERNHDQPRPNRRLNEFSFHDSNGVPQPLEMLEVDDVFVGGVILPLDNDKEKEKGVRCQSFGRVENWNISGYEDGSPVIWISTALADYDCRKPSTSYKKMYDYFFEKACACVAVYKHLSKNPHTSLDDLLAAVVRSMNGSKFFSSNGAIHDFVMSQGEFIYNQLAGLDETSFVENPILISLRDESSRVHKALSNVALWVDESKASTSGVVDKEMKYAKLLQDEEYRKFLQQPRSKSTSTSASKFYVKINEDEIANDYPLPAYYNSIIEEADELLLSDPGYEVDTSDLPCRTLHNWALYNSESRLISLELLPMKPCADIDVTIFGSGVVTNDDGNGFSLDDSESSTSTQSHDPDGMNIFLSQIKEWMVEFGSEMIFVTLRTDMAWYRLGKPSEQYAPWFEPVMKTARIGRSILALLKNETRAAKLSYADVIKRLCNMEKDDKAYISDKPLDVERYVGVHAQIILQLLTEYPDKDIRKCAFVHGLASKLQDRHHTKWVIKKEKVLQNGKNKNPRAHRASKMKPMQATTTRLINRIWGEFYSMYSPEVLPEEIGEEEKPEELEEEEEDENEEDDAEETLPEAVGVQKSPSPKKIRGSSEKMEVKWDGEILGNTSAGEPLYGKALVGGQMVVVGDAIILEVGDQDETPAIYFVEYMFESVDHCKMLHGKLLQRGSNTVLGNAANKRELFLTNECLIVQLKDIKGTVGFEIRSRSWGHQYRKENTIADRLDRERAEERKQKGVSTDYYCKSLYSPEKGGFFSLPRSDMGLGSGLCTSCKIREDEAERSKTKLNASKTNFYSNGVEYSVEDFVYIIPSYITKDGLENGSKRKPFIRYGRNIGLSAYVVCQLLDIVVVSEPKRASKASFEVKVARFYRPEDISGEKAYTSDIQEIYYSHDKYVLPPMAIKGKCEVRKKNHMPLYCEHPILDHIFFCELFYDSSNGSLGKLPSNMKLKFSTSKEDKLLREKKGKGEKGEASSGMIVKPDEVPKEMRLATLDIFAGCGGLSYGLEKAGVSHTKWAIEYEEPAGQAFKQNHPESTVFVDNCNVILRAIMEKCGDVDDCISTVEATELAAKLDEYQKSTLPVPGQVDFINGGPPCQGFSRMNRFSDSTWSKVQCEMILAFLSFADYFRPKYFLLENVKGFVSYNEGRTFQLTLASLLEMGYQVRFGILEAGAYGISQPRKRAFIWAAAPEEVLPQWPEPMHVFNNPGLKIPLSRGLHYAAVETTKFGAPFRSITVRDTIGDLPPVKNGESNIMKEYEGADPVSWFQKKMRGNIIVLTDHICKEMNELNLIRCKKIPKRPGADWRDLPDENVKLSNGLMEKLIPSCLSNKAKYHNGYKGLYGRLDWQGNLPISITDPQPMGMVGMCFHPEQDRIITVRECARSQGFPDSYEFSGKIKHKHRQIGNAVPPPLAFALGRKLKEALHLKCSLQHQS; encoded by the exons ATGGAGACAAAAGCTgggaaacaaaacaagagaagtGTTGCTGAATCAGATGATGTCTCCGGGACAAGGAGGCCAAAGCGAGCAGCAGCGTGTACAAACTTCAAGGAGAAACCTATCCGTATCTCTGAGAAATCTGCAGCTGTTGAAGCCAAGAAGCATCAGATCGTGGACGAGGAGGTCGTGGGGATCCAGTTAACTACTTCTATGGAGAGAAACCATGACCAACCTCGTCCAAATCGGAGGCTAAATGAATTCAGTTTCCATGATTCAAACGGAGTTCCACAGCCTCTGGAGATGTTGGAAGTTGATGACGTCTTTGTCGGAGGTGTTATCTTACCGTTAGATAatgacaaagagaaagaaaagggtgTGAGGTGTCAATCTTTTGGACGAGTAGAGAACTGGAATATCTCTGGTTATGAAGATGGTTCCCCGGTGATATGGATCTCAACCGCGTTAGCCGATTACGACTGTCGTAAACCTTCTACCAGCTACAAGAAGATGTATGATTATTTCTTTGAAAAGGCTTGTGCTTGTGTGGCTGTGTATAAGCACTTGTCCAAGAATCCTCATACAAgtcttgatgatcttcttgcGGCGGTTGTTAGATCGATGAACGGAAGCAAGTTCTTTTCTAGCAACGGGGCCATCCATGATTTTGTTATGTCCCAAGGAGAGTTCATATACAACCAACTAGCTGGGTTGGATGAGACAAGCTTTGTTGAGAATCCTATTCTTATCTCTCTAAGAGATGAGAGTAGTAGAGTTCACAAGGCTTTGTCTAATGTGGCTTTGTGGGTTGATGAGAGCAAGGCCTCGACATCTGGTGTTGTTGACAAGGAGATGAAATATGCCAAACTACTACAAGATGAAGAGTATAGGAAATTTCTGCAGCAGCCGAGAAGTAAGAGCACCTCAACTTCTGCTTCGAAGTTTTACGTTAAGATCAATGAAGACGAGATTGCCAATGATTATCCTCTCCCAGCTTACTATAACAGCATCATAGAAGAAGCAGACGAGCTTTTACTTTCTGATCCTGGGTACGAGGTTGATACTAGTGATCTACCTTGTAGAACACTTCACAACTGGGCTCTTTACAACTCTGAATCACGGTTGATATCTCTAGAGCTTCTACCTATGAAGCCATGTGCTGATATAGATGTCACCATCTTCGGGTCAGGTGTGGTGACTAACGATGATGGAAATGGGTTTTCTTTGGATGATTCGGAGAGCTCTACCTCTACGCAGTCGCATGATCCTGATGGGATGAATATATTCCTCAGTCAAATCAAGGAATGGATGGTAGAGTTTGGGTCAGAAATGATCTTCGTTACATTACGAACAGATATGGCATG GTATCGACTTGGGAAACCGTCAGAACAATATGCTCCTTGGTTTGAACCTGTTATGAAAACAGCCAGGATCGGGAGGAGCATTTTGGCTTTGCTCAAGaatgaaacaagagctgctAAGCTTTCATATGCAGACGTCATAAAAAGACTATGCAATATGGAGAAGGACGATAAAGCTTACATCTCTGACAAACCATTGGATGTGGAGAGATATGTGGGCGTCCATGCACAAATTATCTTGCAGCTTCTTACAGAATATCCTGACAAGGATATAAGAAAGTGCGCATTTGTTCATGGTCTTGCAAGTAAATTGCAAGATAGGCACCACACGAAATGGGTCATCAAGAAGGAGAAAGTCTTGCAGAATGGAAAGAATAAGAATCCAAGGGCACATAGGGCATCCAAGATGAAACCCATGCAAGCTACAACAACTCGCCTTATCAACAGAATTTGGGGAGAGTTTTACTCCATGTACTCTCCAGAGGTTTTACCTGAGgagattggtgaagaagaaaagcctGAAGAGcttgaggaggaagaggaggacgaGAATGAGGAGGATGACGCAGAGGAGACTCTGCCAGAAGCTGTTGGGGTTCAAAAGTCTCCTAGTCCTAAGAAAATCAGAGGTAGTTCTGAGAAAATGGAAGTGAAGTGGGATGGTGAGATTCTTGGAAACACTTCAGCTGGTGAGCCTCTCTATGGCAAAGCTCTTGTTGGAGGGCAAATGGTGGTTGTAGGTGATGCTATCATCTTGGAAGTTGGTGATCAAGATGAGACTCCGGCGATCTATTTTGTGGAGTACATGTTTGAAAGTGTAGATCACTGCAAGATGCTACATGGTAAACTCTTACAGAGAGGATCCAACACTGTTCTTGGGAATGCGGCTAACAAGAGGGAACTATTCTTGACTAATGAATGTCTTATAGTTCAGCTCAAGGACATAAAAGGAACAGTCGGTTTTGAGATTCGATCAAGGTCGTGGGGGCATCAGTATAGGAAGGAGAACACCATTGCGGATAGGCTCGATCGGGAAAgagcagaagaaagaaaacaaaaaggggtTTCAACCGATTACTACTGCAAAAGCTTGTACTCACCAGAGAAAGGTGGGTTCTTTAGTCTTCCAAGAAGTGATATGGGTCTTGGTTCTGGACTCTGCACTTCATgtaagataagagaggatgaagCGGAAAGGtctaaaacaaaacttaatgcTTCAAAGACAAACTTTTACTCCAATGGAGTCGAGTATTCTGTTGAGGATTTTGTTTACATAATCCCCAGCTACATAACTAAAGATGGATTGGAGAACGGTAGTAAGCGAAAACCTTTTATAAGGTATGGTCGAAACATTGGGCTTAGTGCTTATGTTGTTTGCCAATTGCTTGACATTGTTGTCGTAAGCGAACCTAAAAGGGCCAGTAAAGCTTCCTTCGAGGTTAAAGTAGCAAGGTTTTATAGGCCTGAGGATATTTCTGGAGAGAAGGCATATACTTCAGACATACAAGAG ATATATTATAGCCATGATAAATATGTTCTTCCTCCAATGGCTATAAAGGGAAAATGTGAAGTAAGGAAGAAAAATCATATGCCCTTATACTGTGAACATCCAATATTAGACCATATCTTCTTCTGTGAACTTTTCTATGACTCCTCTAATGGTTCTCTCGGAAAg TTGCCTTCAAATATGAAGCTGAAGTTCTCTACAAGTAAAGAAGACAAACTTTTAAGAGAAAAGAAGGGGAAAGGAGAGAAGGGTGAAGCTAGCTCTGGGATGATTGTGAAGCCTGATGAGGTACCTAAAGAGATGCGTCTAGCTACACTAGATATTTTTGCTGGATGTGGTGGCCTGTCTTATGGACTAGAAAAAGCGG GTGTATCTCATACAAAGTGGGCGATCGAGTATGAAGAGCCAGCTGGGCAAGCTTTTAAGCAAAACCATCCTGAATCAACTGTTTTTGTTGACAACTGCAATGTGATTCTTAG GGCTATAATGGAGAAATGTGGAGATGTAGATGATTGTATCTCTACTGTGGAGGCTACTGAACTTGCAGCTAAACTTGATGAATACCAGAAGAGTACTCTTCCAGTTCCTGGTCAAGTTGATTTCATCAACGGAGGACCTCCATGTCAA GGGTTTTCTCGTATGAACAGGTTCAGCGACAGCACTTGGAGTAAAGTCCAGTGTGAAATGATATTGGCATTCTTGTCCTTCGCTGATTATTTCCGgccaaaatattttcttctagAAAATGTGAAGGGCTTTGTATCATACAATGAAGGGCGTACATTTCAACTTACTCTGGCTTCTCTTCTTGAAATGGGGTACCAG GTAAGATTTGGAATCTTGGAGGCAGGTGCATATGGAATATCACAACCTCGTAAAAGAGCTTTCATTTGGGCAGCTGCACCAGAAGAAGTTCTTCCACAGTGGCCTGAGCCAATGCATGTCTTTAATAACCCGGGTTTAAAAATCCCACTATCTCGAGGTTTACATTATGCTGCTGTGGAGACTACTAAATTTGGTGCACCTTTCCGCTCAATCACGGTGAGAGACACAATTGGCGATCTTCCACCAGTAAAGAACGGAGAGTCCAATATAATGAAAGAG TATGAAGGTGCTGATCCAGTCTCCTGGTTCCAAAAGAAGATGAGAGGAAACATAATTGTTCTTACTGATCATATATGTAAAGAGATGAACGAACTAAACCTCATTCGATGTAAGAAAATCCCAAAGAGGCCAGGTGCTGATTGGCGTGACCTGCCGGACGAAAAC GTGAAGTTATCAAATGGGCTCATGGAAAAGTTGATTCCTTCTTGTCTATCAAACAAAGCTAAGTACCACAATGGTTATAAAGGACTTTATGGTAGATTAGACTGGCAAGGCAACTTACCCATTTCCATCACCGATCCACAGCCAATGGGTATGGTGGGAATGTGCTTCCATCCTGAACAGGACAGAATTATCACTGTCCGTGAATGCGCCCGATCTCAG GGCTTTCCAGATAGCTATGAGTTTTCAGGAAAGATAAAACACAAACATAGGCAGATTGGGAATGCAGTCCCTCCACCATTGGCATTTGCTCTCGGTCGGAAGCTTAAAGAAGCCCTACATCTCAAGTGCTCTCTTCAACACCAATCCTAA
- the LOC104752091 gene encoding LOW QUALITY PROTEIN: ATPase 5, plasma membrane-type (The sequence of the model RefSeq protein was modified relative to this genomic sequence to represent the inferred CDS: inserted 1 base in 1 codon), which translates to MAAAAGKGNELDHIKNESVDLVRIPMEEVFEELKCTKQGLTTDEASHRLDLFGPNKLEEKKESKLLKFLGFMWNPLSWVMEAAALMAIALANGGGRPPDWQDFVGIVCLLFINSTISFIEENNAGNAAAALMAGLAPKTKVLRDNQWSEQEASILVPGDVISLKLGDIIPADARLLDGDPLKIDQSSLTGESIPVTKNPGDEVFSGSTCKQGEIEAIVVATGVHTFFGKAAHLVDSTNQIGHFQKVLTSIGNFCICSIALGIVVELLVMYPIQRRGYRDGIDNLLVLLIGGIPIAMPTVLSVTMAIGSHRLSKQGAITKRMTAIEEMAGMDVLCSDKTGTLTLNKLTVDRNLVEVFAKGVGKEHVFLLAARASRIENQDAIDAAIVGMLADPKEARAGVREVHFFPFNPVDKRTALTYVDYSDGNWYRASKGAPEQILNLCDCKEDVRRKVHGVIDKFAERGLRSLAVARQEVPEKKKDASGGPWQLVGLLPLFDPPRHDSAETIRRALNLGVNVKMITGDQLAIGKETGRRLGMGTNMYPSSALLGQEKDSSLGALPVDELIEKADGFAGVFPGXMDFYRRLYFLRRALVLFKILSNEFSGAWKMAEHKYEIVNRLQQRKHICGMTGDGVNDAPALKKADIGIAVADSTDAARGASDIVLTEPGLSVIISAVLTSRAIFQRMKNYTIYAVSITIRIVFGFMFIALIWQFDFSPFMVLIIAILNDGTIMTISKDRVKPSPQPDSWKLREIFSTGVVLGGYQAFMTVVFFWVMKDTNIFSNMLGVRPLSQRPEQMMAALYLQVSIISQALIFVTRSRSWSFVERPGLLLLGAFVIAQLVATFIAVYADWSFARIEGAGWGWAGVIWLYSLITYIPLDLLKFGIRYVLSGKAWLNLLENKTAFTTKKDYGKEEREAQWAAAQRTLHGLQPAETNNIFNEKNSYSELSQIAEQAKRRAEVVRLREINSLKGHVESVVKLKGLDIDTIQQHYTV; encoded by the exons ATGGCGGCTGCCGCTGGTAAAGGCAACGAACTCGACCACATCAAGAATGAATCCGTTGATCTG GTTCGAATACCCATGGAGGAAGTGTTCGAGGAGCTGAAATGTACAAAACAAGGTCTTACGACAGATGAAGCTTCCCACCGTCTCGACCTCTTTGGTCCCAACAAACTCGAAGAGaagaag GAAAGCAAGTTACTGAAGTTTTTAGGGTTCATGTGGAACCCATTGTCGTGGGTGATGGAGGCGGCAGCACTAATGGCGATCGCTTTGGCAAACGGAGGAGGACGGCCACCGGATTGGCAAGACTTTGTTGGGATAGTGTGTTTGCTATTCATCAACTCAACCATTAGTTTCATTGAGGAAAACAATGCCGGTAATGCTGCAGCCGCTCTCATGGCCGGTCTTGCCCCCAAGACAAAG GTCCTTAGAGATAATCAATGGAGCGAGCAAGAAGCATCGATTCTTGTTCCCGGAGACGTAATCAGCCTCAAGCTCGGCGACATCATCCCCGCCGACGCCCGTTTACTCGACGGCGATCCTCTCAAAATCGATCAATCATCTCTCACCGGCGAATCGATCCCCGTAACCAAAAATCCCGGCGATGAAGTCTTCTCCGGTTCAACTTGCAAACAAGGCGAGATCGAAGCAATCGTCGTCGCAACCGGAGTCCACACGTTCTTCGGCAAAGCAGCTCACCTCGTCGACAGCACAAACCAAATCGGCCATTTCCAGAAAGTTCTCACTTCGATTGGTAACTTCTGTATCTGTTCAATCGCTTTAGGAATCGTCGTTGAGCTTCTCGTGATGTATCCGATTCAACGCCGTGGGTATCGAGACGGAATCGATAACTTGCTCGTTTTGTTGATCGGAGGGATACCTATAGCTATGCCTACTGTGTTGTCTGTTACAATGGCGATTGGATCTCACAGATTGTCTAAGCAAGGAGCTATTACTAAGAGGATGACTGCAATTGAGGAAATGGCTGGTATGGATGTTTTGTGTAGTGATAAGACTGGAACTCTCACGCTTAATAAGCTTACTGTTGATAGGAACTTAGTTGAGGTTTTCGCCAAAGGGGTTGGTAAAGAACATGTTTTCCTATTGGCTGCGAGAGCCTCGAGGATTGAGAATCAAGATGCGATTGATGCTGCTATTGTTGGAATGCTTGCTGATCCTAAAGAGGCTCGTGCTGGTGTTAGAGAggttcatttttttccttttaatccGGTTGATAAGAGAACTGCTTTGACGTATGTAGACTACTCGGATGGAAACTGGTATAGAGCTAGTAAAGGAGCTCCAGAGCAG ATACTAAATCTCTGCGATTGCAAGGAAGATGTGAGGAGGAAAGTTCATGGAGTGATTGATAAGTTTGCTGAACGTGGACTTCGATCTTTGGCTGTTGCAAGACAG GAAGTTcctgagaagaaaaaagatgctTCTGGTGGCCCATGGCAACTTGTAGGTCTTTTACCTCTGTTTGATCCTCCAAGGCATGACAGTGCCGAGACAATCAGGAGGGCTTTAAACCTTGGTGTTAATGTTAAGATGATAACAG GAGACCAACTTGCAATTGGGAAAGAAACTGGTCGCAGGCTTGGAATGGGTACGAACATGTATCCCTCTTCTGCGTTGCTCGGACAAGAAAAAGATTCTTCCTTGGGTGCACTTCCTGTGGATGAACTGATAGAGAAGGCTGATGGATTTGCAGGAGTCTTTCCAG AGATGGACTTTTATAGAAGGCTATATTTTTTACGACGCGCTCTAGTACTTTTCAAGATTCTTAGTAATGAATTCTCTGGTGCATGGAAAATGGCAGAGCATAAGTATGAGATTGTTAATAGGCTGCAACAAAGGAAGCACATATGCGGTATGACTGGAGATGGTGTGAATGATGCCCCAGCTCTGAAGAAGGCAGATATTGGTATAGCTGTTGCTGATTCTACTGATGCTGCGAGAGGCGCTTCTGATATCGTTCTCACAGAACCCGGATTGAGTGTTATCATTAGTGCAGTGCTCACCAGTAGAGCCATATTCCAAAGAATGAAAAACTACACT ATTTATGCGGTTTCAATCACAATACGTATTGTG TTTGGCTTCATGTTCATTGCTCTCATATGGCAGTTCGATTTCTCGCCTTTCATGGTCCTGATCATAGCAATCTTAAACGATG GAACAATCATGACAATATCGAAGGACAGAGTGAAGCCATCTCCACAGCCAGATAGTTGGAAACTAAGAGAAATCTTCTCGACAGGTGTTGTTCTTGGAGGCTACCAGGCCTTCATGACTGTCGTTTTCTTCTGGGTGATGAAAGATACTAATATTTTCTCG AACATGTTAGGTGTTAGACCATTAAGCCAACGTCCTGAACAAATGATGGCTGCCCTGTATCTACAAGTTAGCATCATAAGTCAGGCTCTCATCTTCGTCACCAGATCCCGTAGCTGGTCCTTCGTTGAACGCCCTGGTCTTCTCTTACTTGGTGCATTTGTCATAGCTCAACTG GTGGCGACATTTATAGCAGTTTATGCAGACTGGAGTTTTGCCCGGATAGAAGGAGCCGGTTGGGGATGGGCTGGAGTGATCTGGCTATATAGTCTCATAACTTACATCCCTCTTGACTTACTCAAGTTTGGAATCCGCTACGTTTTGAGTGGCAAAGCTTGGTTAAACCTTCTTGAAAACAAG actGCCTTCACGACGAAGAAAGACTAtgggaaagaagaaagagaagctcaATGGGCTGCAGCTCAAAGAACCCTCCATGGCCTTCAACCAGCAGAGACGAACAACATCTTTAACGAAAAGAATAGTTACAGTGAGCTCTCTCAGATTGCTGAACAGGCCAAACGGCGAGCTGAGGTTGTCAG GCTGAGAGAGATAAATTCATTAAAAGGGCATGTAGAGTCAGTGGTGAAGCTCAAAGGACTTGACATTGACACGATTCAGCAACATTACACAGTTTAA
- the LOC104752092 gene encoding uncharacterized protein LOC104752092 gives MQRSQGQRVDLGELKGQIVKKIGVERSRRYFYYLGRFLSQKLTKSEFDKTCSRLLGRENLSLHNQLIRSVLRNASVAKSPPPDHHEAGHSTKPLANAYQSRRDGPEESGSLIPNHNQNEGVWSNGVLPISPRKVRSGMRDRKSRDRPSPLGSNGKVEHMLHQPSCRDDNRGSSVGMENGDLSQFDYQRSGRYGADERDGEFLRPVEKPRIIPNKEKVATASSMRDDENKEEQARLSLSLSPLIAPLGIPFCSASVGGSRRTVPVSTSADVNSCYDSGGLPDIEMLKKRMENIAVAQGLEGVSMECAKTLNSMLDVYLKKLMKSCFDLVGARSNNGDPGEQNIDKQQSQNKIVNGVWPSNSMQIQNSNGPSDVSQDHRSVSLLDFRTAMELNPQHLGENWPILREKISMRSFEEQDFEV, from the coding sequence ATGCAACGGTCTCAAGGTCAGAGGGTTGATTTGGGTGAATTGAAAGGGCAAATTGTGAAGAAGATTGGGGTTGAAAGATCGAGAAGGTATTTTTATTATCTAGGCAGGTTTCTAAGTCAGAAGCTTACTAAGAGTGAGTTTGATAAGACATGTTCGAGGTTGTTAGGGAGGGAGAATCTTTCTCTACATAACCAGTTGATCCGTTCGGTCTTGAGAAATGCGTCTGTTGCCAAGTCCCCACCACCAGATCATCATGAAGCTGGTCATTCGACTAAACCTTTGGCGAATGCTTATCAGAGTAGAAGAGATGGTCCTGAAGAAAGTGGATCTTTGATACCTAACCATAACCAGAATGAAGGTGTATGGTCCAATGGCGTTTTGCCCATCTCTCCACGGAAAGTTAGGTCGGGAATGCGTGACAGGAAGAGCAGAGATAGGCCTAGTCCACTAGGATCAAACGGGAAGGTTGAACATATGTTGCATCAGCCAAGTTGTAGAGATGACAATAGAGGTAGTAGTGTTGGTATGGAAAACGGGGATTTGAGTCAATTTGACTATCAAAGATCAGGCAGATATGGTGCTGATGAAAGAGACGGTGAGTTTCTTCGTCCTGTGGAGAAACCGAGAATAATACCAAATAAGGAAAAAGTTGCAACTGCATCATCTATGAGAgatgatgaaaataaagaagagcAGGCTAGGCTAAGTCTATCATTGAGTCCTTTGATTGCACCTCTAGGGATTCCTTTTTGTTCAGCTAGCGTCGGTGGCTCTCGTAGAACGGTTCCTGTTTCGACCAGCGCTGACGTAAATAGTTGTTATGACAGTGGTGGATTACCTGATATAGAGATGCTAAAGAAAAGGATGGAGAATATTGCAGTAGCACAGGGTCTTGAAGGGGTTTCAATGGAGTGTGCTAAGACGTTGAATAGCATGTTGGATGTGTATCTGAAGAAGCTGATGAAATCATGCTTTGATTTGGTTGGAGCCCGGTCCAATAATGGTGATCCTGGGGAACAAAATATAGACAAGCAGCAGAGTCAAAACAAGATTGTAAATGGTGTGTGGCCTAGTAATAGTATGCAAATACAAAATTCCAATGGGCCTTCTGACGTATCACAAGATCATCGTTCTGTGTCTCTGCTTGATTTTAGAACTGCCATGGAGTTAAATCCACAGCACCTTGGCGAAAACTGGCCAATCCTCCGAGAGAAAATTTCCATGCGGTCTTTCGAGGAACAAGACTTTGAGGTGTGA